TGAGAATATCCTTCCCACATAAAAGATCCGGATGTATTAGGCTTGGGACttctaaaacaacaacaaacttGTCATGTTGCCGACTTGCCGTTAAATAGATAAAGTGAGTAAAAATGTTGTAACCAGTGCACAAGGCTCCCGTTATTTAGCGAAGGGTGTGGGGAAGGTTCAAATGTACGCAGTCTTACCCTTATTTTCATAAAGAGGTTGATTCCAAGATAGCAAGTAGACACTTGACCATCGCACCAAGGAAAGAGTGAGTGAGAGAGAGCATAAAGTAGAAGATAACTTTGTAAATTTGTAAACGGGCAAAGGGAGGGAAAGTTAATAACTGGGGATTTTACTGAATAATCTGAGTGAAAGTTAGTCAGCTACACAGGGAGTAATAGTTACTAACTGATGTTATCAGTTTATAAAGTACAGTCACTACAAACTGAGATTTATAACAGTATACTGTAGCATCAAGACAAAGCTATATAAGCCTTGCAGGACCAATGCAGATCATTGGAATCCCATTGCAGTAGCTGCAGGTTCATAGCAGGAAGTAACAAGTGAAAATTAGCAGTAGCAGCTATGAACCTGTTATTGAAAGATTTTTATAGCCGATTTCCTACCTGCAGAATTGATATTAGCAAGAACAACCCTACCAAGTAACTATTAGCCATAAGAGTGGCGATGTGAAGTAATTGATGGAGAAATCAGAACTTGCATTAGCTAGGGTACTAACAACAGCAGCCTAGAATCAGTTCAGGGCGCATCTGTTAATAGTAATCCTGTATAATTACAAGGGAAATTTGGAGGTTTGAAATTCTGCACACAGTTTTGAACTTTTGATTGTTCAGTTTGTCTGAAGTCAACAAGGGCATATTTTTCTCCTAGTTATTTCAGTAACTGAAGTCATTTAGAGAACTGGAAAAAGTTACAGCAGAAGCTAAATTATGGCGCAATCAGAACAGAATTATTAACAGAGATAAATTGATTTTTTGACCTGCGGTAGTAGCGAAGTGCCACGTGATCTCCTATGAgtaataagtaaaaattaacttaAGTGAAGATTGGTTCCAATGAAACTTAATTGAGTTGGATGATTTTAAATAACCTGAAGTGAGATAATTGTGGCTGAAGCAGTATAAAGATCAGCCATTTTGGACTGTAGAGCTCAAGAAGCTAAAGATAGCTGATGAATCATCTCAAGGACATATGATGAGCAGCCAAAATAAGATTTTTGGAGAGCTTCTACAGCTCCAACTGGACAACTTACTGTTCTTATAGTTCGTATTTCGGTTGTAAtatcaaaatttctttcctgAATTTTCATTTGATTTCCTACAACTTGTAATAAAATAGAGATGATTTTGCAATATAGAAGAGTAGACCAGAGCATTTTATGGAATACTTTATGACTTTATGTTCAGTTAGGATAAGTTTCTTTTAACATTTATGAAATGCTGTGGACTATTGCTTAAAATAAGAGGGAGAGGAGTGTTGTGTGCTGGGAAtgataaagtagaaaaataaGAGTAGTTGATTAGAGAACATATTATGCAGCCAGGTCTTACAGGAGGCAGTGATGATACTTATGTAAGACACATGTTGATTAGGGCCAGGAGTCTGGGATGGCGAGTGATCGTCTTCAACAGCCGTGGCTGTGGTAATAGCCCCGTCACTACTCCTCAGGTAATCCTTTGTTGTGCATGGAGCTTACTGAAAAGGTTAAAAATGCAGAAATTGAAAGGATGAAAGGTTTGATATGAGCAGTTTTATTCAGCGTCATTCACTGGGGATCTTACTGAAGTGATTACACACGTAAATGGTAGATATCCTAAAGCCAAATTATATGCTGTTGGCTGGTCCCTTGGAGCTAATATTCTTGTACGTTATTTGGGTCAGGTATGTTCTTTTCTTAATCTGTTTTTAAATCTCTAACATGATATAGTTTTTTAATTAGCCTATTCAGTTGTTTCTGTGTTATTTGTATACTAGGATCTTATTATTTTACAAGAGATGCACCTAATAATCTCACCAGGGTGAGATACAGTATCAAAAGGATGCCACGCTGATGAGATCATTAGGTGCATCTCTTGTCCATTATATGCTTTGTTCCATTTCCTGTCTTTAAATTACAGCCGAGTATGATGTGTCTTTGTTGTGCACCTGGTTTGGCTGGCGATCTTGCTCATTAGCAAAGGTTCCTTTGGATTGCTGTAGATGGCCAATGAACTTAATGTTTTGCGTGGCTACCTCTTTTCTTTCACGTGTCACATTCCTAAATTTATGCATATGTTAGCAATCTGTATTATGCAGTATAGAAAATCGTGAAAGTGTTTACTATCAAAGCTTGTCAGATAGAACCACAACATTCCTTGGCCTTTATAGACTAAGCATttcgattatgcatgaggtttcaacacaatcaatGCCGTGAATTTGTTTGttacctttagcaactaatctagctttgtgtgcaacacaattccatgtttgatggctTTCATCCTTTTCTTTGGAGCTCGTAACATGGATCTCATTAGTGCCACTATTCTGTATTTTGGTTATTCgaagtttctctctctaattacTTTGTCATCCTTTTTCAGGAATCACATAACTGCTCTCTCGCTGGAGCTGTGAGCCTGTGTAACCCTTTCAATCTGCCAATTGCAGATGAGGACTTCCACAAGGGCTTTAATAACACTTATGACAAAGCATTAGCAAGCAGCCTTCGAAGAATATTCAAGAAGTAATGACAACTCGCGACTTTTATCTGTCTCTTAATAGTTATACATTTACTCCCTTCTCCCAGAAATAATAGTCACATACTATTTTGTTCTCTGACAAAATTGTAACATGTCCGAAATTGTAGACTATGGTTTAATTTCCAAACATAACCCCATTTAAATGTAGTGGTAGAGAGATAATAGAAAAAGGCAACTACTCTGTATTGTAAAGGGTTTTTCTAGTGAATTCATGATGACTCATTGTGAGGCGAGGGAAAGCGACACAACATGGCAATTAGTTCCAGACAGACGAAGTAGTGGTTGGGGATGGGGGGTGTTTGTTGTTGGTGAGCTACTTTTGCTGGTATTTTGTCTGAATTTCTTATATAAGACCAGTTTGTTTGCTGCTCAGGCATGGCGCTCTCTTTGAAGATATTGGAGGGGAGTATAACATACCAATGGCTGCAAATGCAAAGACTGTAAGGGAGTTTGATGAAGGGCTAACTCGAGGTCAATACGATTCTCATCTGAGTCTGTGCCAGAGAGTTTATGGCAATTTGTTATCTATGTCTAACCTTCCTGATATTCTATCATTTTGCAGTGTCGTTTGGGTTCAAGTCAGCTGACGACTACTACTTGCATTCAAGCAGTTCGGATTCAATTAAGCATGTTTGTACACCATTGCTTTGTATTCAGGTAGTGTTTTATTAACAACCCATGCCCTGCATCTGTTTATGTCAAGCTCTTGAGATTTTCAATCAACATAGGGCACGTTTGGTATAAATTTTGGAAAGGAAATGGAAAGGAAATAAATAAGGGGAAAGGGTAATGTTAACTATTACCATTATAAGTTGTTCGATATACCATGGGAAATGAATCACTTGTAACAAATAGGGATTGATGAGGGTAACAATCTAGTTACCATAGGGTTGGGAGAGGTAACACATAGCGTGATAGCGGTAATGGTTACCCTTAGGAAAAGGGATTGTGTTACCACACCCATACCAAACATTAGGTAATGGAAATAGCTAAGTGATTCAATTTCCACCACTTAAAAACACTGTACCAAAAATGCTGATAAATCAAAACAACATAAAAGTGTAGGGCAtcagaattttgaaaatttctaTTAGCACTAACTACTGCAAGTATTGTATGTTAACTAAAGAAGACTGAAGACTACGTATATTAGTGACGAAGGGGCATATATAGGGAAATGTATATGATCTGTCAAGCGTATGAAGCCTGAAAGTGGGAGTTGAAGTGAGGACGGGAAGGATTACTCTTTAATTACTAGACTTGATAAACAATCTCAAATATCATCGTTTGCATGATTTGCAGGCTGCTAATGATCCCATTGCTCCAGCCAGGGGTATTCCTCGCAAAGATATCGAGGTTTGTGTTATTTTGCtgattttttatttatgttttcaatccgatgtttaattctttataaatacaaAATACTCTTTAAGGGTTTGTGTGTTAAGCTGTTAACCCTATTCTCAGCTCCTCTCCAGAAAGGTGATGGATTGCATGGCCTTATTTGCTTAATTTGGGATCCTTATCTAGTATGTATATCCTGTCTTTAAGAGTTTAattgttttgcccagatattcCAAATGGTTTTGAATGTAACATTCAACTACTTGGGGTTGCTTGGCGGGCTCTTTGTTTGCTATAAAATTTGCATACTACCCAGTAGCGGATGTAACATGTGCGAGTATAAATTAGAAAAGAGTAAGTTATTCAACGAGAACAATTACAAAACAAATACAAACTTCTTTTCTTTAGTAATAaatttgatatatttttttggCAAGTAAGGATTATTGCTCAAGAAAATTGATTACAACCTACCAATTTTGGGTGCTAGGGAAACCAAAACCTCTAGGCTAAAGCTACGGAACAAACTAGGCTAATTACAAGCCTACAAAACAGTAGATTTAAACCACTAAGTTAGCCTCGATTGCAAAGAATCAAACTTATTCCTATCAATTCTACTTATATTCTATTTAATTATGTATTTGATTTCCTGAATAGCTCCCTGTTCCCAGAGAGAAGCATAACACCATACCTGACCTTCCATATTGAGTAATTGTACAAGGAATAGTAGCATAGGCAATTTGCTTCCTGAAGGCACCTTTACAATCACTCCTAATCCAAACCATCATGCTGTACATTGAACTCCAAGCTTTCACCTTTATCAAAATCTCATTAAGCACAGGCAAAGAAAATGTGCTTGCTAGTTTCAGCATGGTTCTCACTTCTCACTGTATTAGAAACATTGCAGAGTCTGATTCTAGTCTATTCCACTAACTTCTCCCACAATGGAacacttatttttcttttaacaaATAAATTCCACACCTTTCCCCCAGCGAAACTTTTGCTCAGGTCCATAAGGTCCATAAGCTTACTGTATACATCCTTGATCTGATACTTTTGAGTATGGAAACATTGGTGACTCAACTCAACCCTCGGTCATATTGTCTTGCTTTTGAGCAATAACCCAATCCTGTTTACCTACAGCTGCATTGTTCCCCAATCCCCATCAAGTTTCTAAAACCTAGACCTCCACAACACTTGGGTATGTACAATCTGTCCCATTCCTCTGCACCAGGGAATCGGCGTATGTTGCATGCCATAAAAAAGCTTTACACGCAAAATTGATCTTTTTTATGATAGTAGAAGGGATTATGAATATTTGTGGCCAGtaaacacaaacactcacgagGACAAGGTTTATGAGTTGCATGCCTGCGTAAGAAATGTGTCTTGAGCTCTAAACCTAATTCTCGCAACCATTTTCTCAATAAGCTTCTTGCAATCTCCGACTGTAAGCTTATGAAGCCAGACACTTGACTTATTCTTTCCTCTGCACTTTTTCCCATGCCAATAGGTGGATGATGATGATCATTACAGATTTACACTAAAACCTAGTATTGGACGTAGCTTATGTACCTTAAAACTACATGCTTATCCTCATATTCTGCTTTCTCTTAAGCTGATATCGTTGAATTCACCGGTCTAGTCTCTGCATGAAAGAAGTTTATCTGGTACCTGTGTTTATGTAGCTCAAAAAAGGACGTTTATCAATGCACTGTTGATTGCATTATCCTTGAATCTGATTCTTACTATGTTTTCTTCTATCAGGAAAACCAGAATTGTCTATTAATTATTACACCAAAGGGTGGCCATTTGGGGTGGGTTGCCGGTAATGGAGCTCCGTTTGGAGCGCCATGGACAGATCCGTGTGTTATAGACTTTTTGCAACATCTCGAGAAGAGATCGTCTGAAACCCCATCGTCCCCTAGCCAATCGAATAGGGCTCCGATGTGTACGCAGGATAGCTTGTTAGCAACAGAGGTATAGCTGGTGATTTATTTGATTGTTTTCTGTATTAATTGCTTGATTCTTTCTGGTGTACCTAAGAATCTGTAGGAAGCTCCAGACATAATTTATTGGCTGAAAAGAACCCAGCAACAATTGTGTATTCTTTGCTCAATTGCAAAATCATCAAAGTGGATTCAAACATCCAGTtcatgtttttttaaaaataaataaattattattgcTATGTACATTCTCTAATCCATCCACCAAGTATACTAAAAAGGAgcacatataaatatatatacactTTGGCATTCCCTTATGTTCGCTGGCTTCTGTTCCTACAACAATTGGGTAGAATTTTATGGAATTGAGGAAGCGAGAATGATTTTGTTATAGTACAGACGTACAGTATATCAATATATATTCGTGTTGATGTTAAACGGCCATGAATCGTGATTTCCGATCAATGTAAACTAGTACTCAATATAAGATCACACTCTTAAAATAACTTACCAACCACACATTTACGCAAGTGAACGCAGatatttaacgtggttcactaataatgtgttagctacgttgACAGGCAGAGGAGaagaaagttttattgatcttgagtaGTACAAATTACAgaatacaactaggttatgacctagagagtttatatagtactctctagacagatgcggaaaaacccagaaaatagaccaaaaacagataaccctagtCCAGAATAACAAATACCGTAAAGTTAT
This Spinacia oleracea cultivar Varoflay chromosome 6, BTI_SOV_V1, whole genome shotgun sequence DNA region includes the following protein-coding sequences:
- the LOC110796246 gene encoding embryogenesis-associated protein EMB8, whose protein sequence is MARLDSHSLFRFRHLPSPFTTTSTHRYHRLHVSRPQGSSSGPMSETDPTQTAQVHPSLEVIGGGRDKYLPALMKNLEQPYNPFPLVGSNRHIETIFAAFFRSRPEVKFRRECLRMKDDGAVALDWVVGDDRKLPPLSPILLLLPGLTGGSDDTYVRHMLIRARSLGWRVIVFNSRGCGNSPVTTPQFYSASFTGDLTEVITHVNGRYPKAKLYAVGWSLGANILVRYLGQESHNCSLAGAVSLCNPFNLPIADEDFHKGFNNTYDKALASSLRRIFKKHGALFEDIGGEYNIPMAANAKTVREFDEGLTRVSFGFKSADDYYLHSSSSDSIKHVCTPLLCIQAANDPIAPARGIPRKDIEENQNCLLIITPKGGHLGWVAGNGAPFGAPWTDPCVIDFLQHLEKRSSETPSSPSQSNRAPMCTQDSLLATEV